From a single Anomaloglossus baeobatrachus isolate aAnoBae1 chromosome 4, aAnoBae1.hap1, whole genome shotgun sequence genomic region:
- the LOC142303138 gene encoding matrix metalloproteinase-21-like, translating into MEQVVSLKTVLILISAPYLLFIKGTSAEKLFHSRDHSDLELQNHPQAEAILSPEAAQQYLVKYGWVTPVNWEEQAFGGDVPELDSAPQDVLQIISEGESEERDIFRSPNKTEISPAFSESLKKFQEANGLNATGILDNPTKLAMNKPRCGVPDIKMPSKRKNATLSLLAANETHHDSSHTGNVRGKRNVLSQLVDHFRRKRDDREAVENENPMSFSKRTLKWRLMGEGYSMQLTIEQQRIILNTAFRRWSEVIPLQFEEDLTGDDIDIRVGFGTGQHLGCSQAFDGVGQQFAHAWYLGDIHFDDDEHFVGPSSEQGISLLKVAVHEIGHALGLPHINRIGSVMQPNYTPQGKHFELDWEDRKTVQKKYGACDGSFSTIFDWVRKERNARGEVFYRFNSYFFKTGWYWMYENKSNRTRFGDPLPIRTGWKGVPENNIDAYVHVWTWNIDAQYFFKGAQVWRYDPEKDMAYTEDWKKTKYPQLISDAFPGAPSPLDAAFFDKKDRLIYFLRGNNVTAFSVEKNKVNDNFPKRIVDVFPAVDPSDHPGGYIDAVYYSYTYQATFFIKDNYYWKMVKEQDRQVNASLPVNGLWPRKKINSKWYDICDVHPSVLYNTT; encoded by the exons CAATACCTTGTGAAATATGGATGGGTGACACCAGTAAATTGGGAAGAGCAAGCATTTGGAGGAGACGTTCCTGAACTTGACTCTGCCCCACAAGATGTTTTGCAGATCATATCAGAAGGAGAATCTGAAGAACGGGATATTTTCAGGTCTCCTAATAAGACTGAAATTAGTCCGGCTTTTTCAGAGTCATTGAAAAAATTTCAAGAGGCCAATGGACTGAATGCGACCGGAATCCTGGACAACCCAACCAAGCTGGCCATGAACAAGCCCCGCTGCGGAGTTCCCGATATAAAAATGCCATCAAAACGTAAAAACGCAACCTTGAGTCTCTTGGCTGCAAATGAAACTCATCATGATTCCTCGCACACAGGAAACGTTCGAGGGAAAAGAAATGTTTTATCCCAACTGGTAGACCACTTCAGAAGAAAACGGGACGACAGAGAAGCGGTGGAAAATGAGAATCCGATGAGTTTTTCCAAGAGAACGTTGAAGTGGAGGCTAATGGGAGAAGGATACAGCATGCAGCTGACCATTGAACAACAGAGAATAATACTCAACACTGCGTTCCGCAGGTGGAGTGAGGTGATCCCACTACAGTTCGAAGAAGACCTCACTGGAGATGACATAGATATTAGAGTTGGCTTTGGCACAG GCCAGCATCTTGGTTGCTCCCAAGCTTTCGATGGGGTCGGACAGCAGTTTGCTCACGCCTGGTATCTGGGAGATATTCATTTCGATGATGATGAACATTTTGTTGGGCCAAGTAGCGAGCAAGGAATCAGCCTTTTAAAG GTCGCGGTTCATGAAATCGGACATGCCCTAGGTCTACCCCATATAAATCGAATAGGATCAGTCATGCAGCCAAACTATACACCTCAGGGGAAGCATTTTGAGCTTGACTGGGAAGACAGAAAAACCGTTCagaaaaaatatg GGGCCTGTGATGGAAGCTTTAGTACCATCTTTGATTGGGTGAGGAAGGAACGGAACGCACGCGGGGAAGTTTTCTACAGATTTAACTCCTACTTTTTCAAGACTGGTTGGTACTGGATGTACGAAAACAAGAGTAACAGAACTAGGTTTGGAGACCCTCTTCCCATCAGGACAGGCTGGAAAGGTGTTCCAGAAAACAATATTGACGCTTATGTTCACGTCTGGACTTGGAACATTGATGCACAATATTTCTTTAAAG gTGCACAAGTTTGGCGTTATGACCCTGAGAAAGACATGGCATATACTGAAGACTGGAAAAAAACCAAGTATCCTCAGCTTATTTCGGATGCCTTTCCAGGAGCCCCGAGTCCCCTGGACGCAGCTTTCTTTGACAAGAAGGACCGACTGATCTACTTCCTCAGAGGAAACAAT GTAACGGCCTTTAGTGTGGAGAAGAACAAGGTGAATGATAATTTCCCAAAGCGGATAGTGGATGTCTTCCCAGCGGTGGACCCTTCGGACCATCCGGGTGGATACATCGATGCCGTCTATTACTCCTACACCTACCAAGCCACGTTTTTCATCAAAGACAATTACTATTGGAAAATGGTAAAAGAACAGGACAGACAAGTGAACGCGTCACTGCCGGTGAACGGCCTATGGCCCCGGAAGAAGATAAACTCCAAGTGGTACGATATCTGTGACGTCCACCCGTCTGTTCTTTACAACACGACCTAG